One window of the Paenibacillus beijingensis genome contains the following:
- the ftsE gene encoding cell division ATP-binding protein FtsE, with amino-acid sequence MIEMQDIWKTYADGTHALRGVSVRIDRNEFVYLVGPSGAGKSTFMKLIYREEFPTKGQISVNGFNIGKLKPRKIPYVRRNIGVIFQDFRLLPKLTVYENVAFAMEVVEAPRRIMKKRTSEVLELVGLKNKMGSLPAQLSGGEQQRVAIARAIVNNPTVIVADEPTGNLDPETSWGIMNLLEEINFRGTTIVMATHNREIVNRLRKRVIAIEDGLIARDQVRGEYGYES; translated from the coding sequence TTGATTGAAATGCAAGACATCTGGAAAACGTACGCCGACGGCACTCACGCGCTGCGCGGCGTTTCCGTTCGCATAGACCGCAATGAATTCGTGTATTTGGTCGGCCCTTCTGGAGCGGGCAAGTCGACCTTCATGAAGCTTATTTACCGGGAGGAGTTTCCGACTAAGGGTCAAATCTCCGTCAACGGATTTAATATCGGCAAACTCAAGCCCCGCAAGATCCCGTATGTCCGCCGCAACATCGGCGTTATTTTTCAGGATTTCAGACTGCTCCCCAAGCTTACCGTCTATGAAAATGTCGCGTTTGCAATGGAGGTTGTCGAAGCTCCCCGCCGGATCATGAAGAAACGGACAAGCGAGGTGCTGGAGCTGGTCGGACTGAAGAACAAGATGGGCAGCCTGCCCGCCCAGCTCTCCGGAGGCGAGCAGCAGCGCGTCGCGATCGCCCGCGCCATCGTGAACAACCCGACGGTGATCGTCGCCGACGAACCGACCGGCAACCTCGATCCTGAGACGTCGTGGGGCATTATGAATTTGCTGGAGGAAATCAACTTCCGCGGCACGACGATCGTCATGGCCACCCATAACCGGGAGATCGTCAACCGTTTGCGCAAACGCGTAATCGCCATTGAGGACGGTCTCATCGCCCGCGACCAGGTAAGAGGGGAGTACGGTTATGAAAGCTAG